The window CCGGGCCCCGCCTTCGACCGTCAGGATCCAGCCGTACCGGCCACCGGCGTCGGCCTCCGGGTCACGCTGCGGGTCGCCAGCCAGGTGCAGACCACGGTCGGTCGCCTCCTCGACGAACAGCGCCAGGTTGCGGGTGGCCTGCTCTTCGGTGGCGTCGTCGACGGGGCGGGAGCCGGGGTTGACCATGGGGTCAGACTACGACTCGGTGTCCTCCACGTCGGCCTGGTGCGGGCGACGCTCCGAGATCCACTTCTCGACATCCTCGGTGAACCAGATCTTGCCCTGAGCCAGGTCGGCGGCCGGCGTGGGGAAGTCGGCGCGGCTCGTGATCTGGTAGGCGCGCTGGCGGCTGACTCCGCCGAGGCGGACGCGGATCTCGTGGGCGCCCATGAGGCGGACTGGCTTAGGCATGCCCGTGACTATAGCGGTCCGACAAGCCGCGATCGCGTTCGACGGCGCCACTCCGCTTCCACCGCCCCGCAGTCGCAGAGCAAGGCGCCAAACGTTTGGATGTATGAGCATCGACGGTCGGTGTGCACAACACCCTTATCGGCGATGTACCAGGCAGTAGGGAAATCGAGGAAGTCGAGATCCCAGCTCGGCTGGTTCCGTTCGGCGTCGACACATGTGGCAGCCATCAACGCTCCTAGTCCAGCTCGAACAGCGCGCTGCGCACGCCGGGGTACGCCTTGTTGGCATGGGTCTGCTGCTGGATCTGGAAGTCGATCGGCAGGCCGGTCATCTCCTTGCCCAGCGCCGCGAACGCCAGTGTGACTGCGGCGAGCTTGCGGTTGGTGCAGCTGCTGAGGTTGTCGCCGAACCGCTCAGCGAACTCGTCGTCGGGCAAGATCAGGCGGACGTCGACGTCGCGCCAGTCCTTGCGATCGAGCGACGTCGACGTGGTACGGCACGTGGCCGAAGTAATCGCGGATGATCGTGCCGAACTTGCCCAGCCAGATCCCGGCAGGCATTCCGGTGCTCATCGACGCCGAGCCGCTTTGCGGCCAGCCTTGACCTTCGCGCGATCCCGTTTGGGGTGGCCAACCTTCGGCGCCGCCGGTCCGGCGTGCATCGGTCCGATAAACCATCCGAACGCCATGGCGTCCTCCTCTTTGCGAGTTACGTGACCAGCCCGTCGGGCCAGGCCGGGGGCGGTGGTGGGGAGCCGTCCGCGATGTGGCGGCGCAGCTGGCCGATGTAGTCGCCCTGGATGCGCTGAGTTCGCCGCACGTCGGCGAGTTCCTTGCGGAGGCTGGCGATCTCCTCCTGGTGCTCGTTGAGCAGGGCCAGACCGGTGTCGGCCTTGAGCTTCCGGTTGCTCGCCCGGTAGGTGAAGAACGCCGCGCCCAGCACGCCCGTCAAG of the Actinoplanes sichuanensis genome contains:
- a CDS encoding DNA-binding protein encodes the protein MPKPVRLMGAHEIRVRLGGVSRQRAYQITSRADFPTPAADLAQGKIWFTEDVEKWISERRPHQADVEDTES